The Flexivirga oryzae DNA window CGTGTTGAACACCAGCGTCTGGCCGGTGCCGATCAGACCGATGCAGAGGCCGGCGACACCGGGTCCGATCAGTCGTGCCGCGTTGAACGACGTGGAGTTCAGTCCCACGGCGTTGGTCAGCAGCTCCGGCCCGACCATCTCGGAGACGAAGGCCTGTCGGCCGGGGTTGTCCAGGGCGGTCGCGACTCCTTGCAGCAGCGCGAGCGCGTAGACGTGCCAGAGCTGTACGACGTCGGCGAGCACGAGCGCCGCGAGCAGCGCGGCGGTGACGGCGAGGGTGGTCTGGGTACCGAAGAGCACCCGGCGCTTCGGGAAGCGGTCGGTGAGGGCACCGGCGAACGGCGCCAGCAGCACGACGGGCGCGAACTGCAGGGCGGTGACGATGCCCAGCGCCGTCGAGTCGTGGTGGGTGAGTTCGGTGAGGACCAGCCAGTCCTGGGCGGTGCGGCCCATCCAGGTGCCGATGTTCGAGACGAGGGCGCCGGCGAAGTAGACGCGGTAGTTGTAGACGGACAGGGACGCGAAGGTCCGGCTCTTCATGTGTTGGACACCACCCGCTCCAGGATGTCCGCCGCCTGCCGCAGCACTTCACACTCCTCATCCGAGATGTCACGCATCCGCGCGTGCACCCACTCATCACGTGATCGCCGAATGCCGGCGAGCTTCTTGCGCCCCTCCGGGGTCAGCTGCAGGCGAACCTGGCGGCCGTCGTCGGGGTCGGCATCCCGTCGTACGAACCCCTGCTCGACCAGTGCGTTGACGGTGCGCGTCATCGACGGCGCGCTCACGCACTCGATCTCGGCCAGCTCGCGGGGGGTGCGGATCTGCTGGTCCAGCTTGCTGAGCACCGACACCTGGTGCGGTGGCAACACTCCCCCGCCGGAGAAGCGCACCCTCCTGCTGATCCGCATGCAGACCGAGCGCAGATCGACCGCAAGTCGTCGTCGTTCTGCCGCATTCACGATAGTTAGCTTAGCTCATTAGCGAAGCTAAGTACATTCGAAAAGAATGCCGCTACGCACCCCCAGAAACGCCTCCAGGCAATATCATCGGACTTTCAGGAGATTCCCAGCATCGGAGGTAAGAGTGGCTGACATGAACTCTCCGGAAGCACGCCTCCTCGTTGTCGAGGACGAGACCAACATCCGCGAATTGCTCGCAACCAGCCTGAAATTCGCCGGTTTCGAGGTTCACACCGCAGCAAACGGCAACGAGGCGATCACGGTCGCGGGTGAGCATCCGCTCGACCTGGCCGTGCTCGACGTCATGTTGCCGGACATGGACGGGTTCACCGTCACCCGCAAGCTCCGTGGCAACGGCATCGACCTGCCGATCGTGTTCCTCACCGCCCGCGACGCGGTCGAGGACAAGGTCAAGGGACTGACCGTGGGTGGTGACGACTACGTGACCAAGCCGTTCAGCCTGGAGGAGGTCGTCGCCCGCATCCGCGCGGTGCTGCGCCGCACCCACGTCGACGACGACTCGCGCTCGACCGTGCAGGTCGCCGACCTCGAACTCGACGAGGACTCCCACGAGGTGCGCCGCGCCGGTCAGCTGATCGAGGTGTCCCCCACCGAGTTCAAACTGTTGCGTTACCTGATGCTCAACCAGGGCCGGGTGCTGTCCAAGGCCCAGATCCTCGACCACGTCTGGGACTACGACTTCCGTGGCGAGGCGGGCATCGTCGAGAGCTACATCTCCTACCTGCGGCGCAAGATCGACGTCGGTGACGTCGCGCCGCTGATCCACACCAAGCGCGGCGTCGGTTACGTGCTGCGCGCACCGCGCGAGTGACGGCCACGGACGACACCTCTTTACAGCGTCGGGTCCGGCACGAACTGTCGGCCATGCCGCTCCGGCTGCGGCTGACCGTGCTGCTGATGGTGCTGCTCGCAGTCGCCATGCTCGCGACCGGCACCGCCGTCACCACCCAGGTCCGCAGCTTCATGACGGGCCGCCAGGACGCCGAGTTGCGTGCTGCCAGTGCGCATCTGGTCGACGGTGCGGTCGCCAACGAGGCGACCGAGCAGCGGGCGTTCGCCTACGTGCCGACCAATACCTACGCGATCGAGTTGCTGACGATCGACGGCCAGGAACGCAGCCTGATGACCGACCCGGGCAACTCCTCCTCCGGCGGCAACCTGCCCGCCATACCCAGCCTGACCCGCAACGACCCACGGGTGAAGAGCGGGAAGGTCTTCAGCGTCGGCTCCCAGAGCGGTGACACCACCTGGCACGTGGTCGCCGGCACGGTCACCGACGAGGGCGTCACCTACGTCTACGCCGTCGCGGTGTCGATGGACCACACGGACGAGGTGATCGAGCACCTCGAACTCGTCATGGTCCTCGTCGGGCTGGTGGCCCTGCTGGCCTGTGCGGCGCTGGGCTGGTTCGCCGTCCGCCGTGCACTGCTCCCGCTGCGCCAGATCGAGGACACTGCCAAGAAGATCGCCGGTGGCGACCTCACCCAACGTGTCCCCTCACCGAGTGCGCCGGACGAGGTCGGCAGCCTCAGCAAGTCGCTCAACGTCATGTTGGCCCGCATCGAGGACTCGTTCGCCGTGCGTCGTGCCTCCGAGGAGCGGATGCGGCGGTTCGTCGCCGACGCATCGCACGAGTTGCGCACGCCGCTCGCCACCGTGCGGGGGTATGCCGAACTCTTCCGCCAGGGCGCCGTGTCGGAGCCGGCCGACGTGCGCTCGGCGATGCGCCGCATCGAGAGCGAAGCGACCCGGATGGCCGCCATGGTCGACGACCTGCTGCTGCTCACCCGGCTCGAGCGGCGGCACAAGGACAACACCGAGAAGCCGCACACCCCCGTCGATCTCACCGTCCTGGCCGCCGACGCAGTCCAGGACGCGACCGCGATCGACCATGCCCGCGACGTCCGTCTCGTGGGGCTGCACGGCCCGGTCGGCCCCACCGTCGTGCTCGGCGACGACGCCGCGCTGCGCCAGGTCATCACCAACCTGGTCGCCAACGCGATCGGCTACACCCCGGCCGGCACACCGATCGAGGTCGCCGTCGGCGCGACGGATAGCACCGCGGAGCTGCGGGTCGTCGACCACGGGGACGGCATACCTGCCGCGCTGCACGACCGGATCTTCGAGCGCTTCTACCGGGCCGACGAGTCACGCAACAGCGAGCGCGGCGGCAGCGGGCTCGGGCTGGCGATCGTCACCGCGATCGTGGCGAGCCACAAGGGCGAGGTCGAGGTGCAGGACACCCCCGGTGGTGGTGC harbors:
- a CDS encoding response regulator transcription factor produces the protein MNSPEARLLVVEDETNIRELLATSLKFAGFEVHTAANGNEAITVAGEHPLDLAVLDVMLPDMDGFTVTRKLRGNGIDLPIVFLTARDAVEDKVKGLTVGGDDYVTKPFSLEEVVARIRAVLRRTHVDDDSRSTVQVADLELDEDSHEVRRAGQLIEVSPTEFKLLRYLMLNQGRVLSKAQILDHVWDYDFRGEAGIVESYISYLRRKIDVGDVAPLIHTKRGVGYVLRAPRE
- a CDS encoding MarR family transcriptional regulator, translated to MNAAERRRLAVDLRSVCMRISRRVRFSGGGVLPPHQVSVLSKLDQQIRTPRELAEIECVSAPSMTRTVNALVEQGFVRRDADPDDGRQVRLQLTPEGRKKLAGIRRSRDEWVHARMRDISDEECEVLRQAADILERVVSNT
- a CDS encoding HAMP domain-containing sensor histidine kinase, which codes for MTATDDTSLQRRVRHELSAMPLRLRLTVLLMVLLAVAMLATGTAVTTQVRSFMTGRQDAELRAASAHLVDGAVANEATEQRAFAYVPTNTYAIELLTIDGQERSLMTDPGNSSSGGNLPAIPSLTRNDPRVKSGKVFSVGSQSGDTTWHVVAGTVTDEGVTYVYAVAVSMDHTDEVIEHLELVMVLVGLVALLACAALGWFAVRRALLPLRQIEDTAKKIAGGDLTQRVPSPSAPDEVGSLSKSLNVMLARIEDSFAVRRASEERMRRFVADASHELRTPLATVRGYAELFRQGAVSEPADVRSAMRRIESEATRMAAMVDDLLLLTRLERRHKDNTEKPHTPVDLTVLAADAVQDATAIDHARDVRLVGLHGPVGPTVVLGDDAALRQVITNLVANAIGYTPAGTPIEVAVGATDSTAELRVVDHGDGIPAALHDRIFERFYRADESRNSERGGSGLGLAIVTAIVASHKGEVEVQDTPGGGATFVAKIPSMHTDTDAAAVEPAEDEPQETHRYDEA